The genomic region aactgaaaaataatactaattaaaaaataacatcaaattaATATTGTCTTTAAAAATGACCTCCAGTGAACTCTGATACTGTGAAAAAGGAAGGATAGAATATTATTTCATCATAACTACATATATGATCAAATCTGTTGGATTATTTCACATAATGGTCAAATAAcaatattgtgtatttattcatatgtttatttatttcagtgtctttCATTTAATCTTACACAGTACAAACAAGCATCATTTTTGCAAAGCCAGGTTTTGAACACGTTACATATACTTTATTCAGGAATTTCATCTACTAAACTCAACTAAAAGTCATGCAGTGAAGCCTCACATGATGATATAATACTGATATATTAGTGTCaactgatgaatgaatgaataaatcaccACATCAAATCATAACACTCCAGTGAAATGTCCTCCTGTCAGTTCCTTCAACTTGTGCATTGAAATATAATacttttttgtctcttcttaCATTGTAGTAAGAAGAGGCagctgtgcatgtgtttatagAATACCTAATGTTTAACATAGCTTACTTACACATACATGTGtatacaaatgtaacactgtgcaggagaggttagaagccaaaaACGATTCATGAAGATACACAAAGACTGCATAATTCATcaaactttcttttttgttttcatgttttgacCAAGGTTTGTGTCAGCAGAATGTTGGTCTATCAATTTAATCAACCAatgttatttataaagtccaatatcacaaatcacaatttacctcatagggctttacagcagaggacattcctctgtccttgggaccctcgcagcagataaggaaaaactccccggGTCGCTGAGGAAGTCGTCTCCAAAGGTAATCATCTGTCTCAGTGCATTTATTATCAGTGCATTCATGTCATCACTGATGTTGGGATCTGGATCATAGTTCTTCACAAGAAAGATGCTGTTTAGTGGAATGCCCAGCAACATGTTTACTTCATTGACCTGAGTATGAAAGTAACAGTATTTTAGTTAATCAGTAAATCACAGAGTGACGACCACATGAGATTTTTGTTTGGAAATACTGAGACTGAAATTGGAAATTAAATTCTAACATTAAAAgtctaaaaatgatttaaaaacgcCAAATACAAACTTACCTGTTCCTTCAGGTAGATGCTCTTATAGGCATTGTTTAGATTTTGTTTCACCTCAGGACAGGCTAAATCAACTTTGGTGAGAATAGCCAGTTGGGGAATATCTGTCAACACAGAAacctaatcaatattttaaacatttgttttgctgGTATTTTGAGTCATAAAACCCCACCTGGCACCATTATTCCACACAGAGTAATAACTATGTGCTGTCTGCTCTTACCCAGTTCATTGGCTGCCAGTCGGACTTCTCTCATCTTCTTCACCACTTCATCACTCATTATAGATAGTTGGTCAGCAGGAATGACACAAACCAGAACGTGAACTCTGTCATTCAGAGTGGGATATGACCTGTAGTATCTACTACCCTCCTGCAATGGACTTTTGGGATTGAACTAGAAGACAATGAGAATGCAGTgatattatgtttttgtttaaataatgCCATTGTCTCATGCACATGAAGACGCATATGTGCATGCTGGTAATGCAACACACATTCCTGCCAATAGCTTCACATTATTCCCCTGATCTACAGGTGGCAGTAATACACCATAAATGAAGAAATGCAAAGGCAGTAGAAACGAAGACTTCTTGCTGTGGTAGTTAGGGAATGAGGACGAAAAATCATTTGTCAAACCTCAAGGATACACATATTGGCCCTCATTTATCAGTCTGTCTTACAAACTGATGATGTGTACAAGTGCATCAAGAGATGTATTTATCAACCTGGTCTAATCACACTTATCACCCAGCCAGATTTACTGTGCTGCACTGCAAGTCCTGGCTGACTCAAACTTGCGTGCACAAGCTGAGACCACATTGATAAATGCTGAGCTTTGTGTAGAAATCACGGTACGCCcagtcagagcatgtgagcggagcgggtgaaaatttccgctcctcgctcgcagacctgtcactttgcgccgctagtccgctccgcttggttctgcgcattcttcaCTCCGCtccactccatcataaattttatcctgTTCCACTTGCTCACCACTCCAAAAGaactgcgtcgtactaccctaacctgtaatcttctattcacaaataaaacggggtctgcccatttttccgacagcccattggtccgacagcccattgttccgaccatattaaacccattgtNAATACACCCGCTGGGAGCCCAGTATTGTTTCATATGTTGGTTTCATAAATAAGCAGTGTTGGGGTAACGCGTTACCGCCAAAAATGGCTTTTTCAGGAACGAGTAGTGTAGGGCACTACTGTCCCTAAATGCAGTAATCACAATGCAGTTACTAATCAAACGCTTAAGTCGTTACTTGCGTTACATAAATTCATCATTAGATCTTCCCCTTACTTAAGAGTTAGTGACGACGGGCTTCAGGCTGTTGCCAACGGGTCATCCTCCATGTCTAGCCGGTCAGCAGCGAACACAGACGCGGGGACAAGCCAGAGGATGGGAGAGTTTCTGCCGCAAACAAGCACCGAGACCTGGGGAGACAAGGGAGCAGCTTCATGTGTTCACAGCAGATAGCAGGAGCAAGGACAGACGTCTCACTCCGCTACTCTGTGCTGCAACGGAGCACACACTTTCAGTTTATAATTTTAACGTCCGTTGTCCGACTAAGTATTGATAACATGcttaatattttacaaattcgagtttttttatttgatgaacaTGGCGCTGATatgcaaaaatgaacaaaatgacTGTGTGGCAGTGGGCAAGTAATATAATCATACCACCTTTACACACAGTAACCAACCCCCCCCCTGGCATAACAACTTCTCTGGCGGAAACCCTGCAAATActtaaggagagaaagagggaagtcTGCATAGGGGCCTACCTTGTGAACCAGCTGTGCAATGAACAAGAAGCTCTGGCCTGACACCTTATGCAACAGCCTAATAGCATTTTGGATTTCAGTCTTCGCTACATTTACAGTGATGGGAGAAAACATATGCTTTATACAAGTGAGGGGGCACAGTGAATGAAGTGGGGGAGCATTGCTCCCTGGTGCCCCCTCAGTGAAGCCGACTCTGGGTATATCCATCTAGTTAACTATACCTACCTTAGGATTATTACACATATATAAGTTTTAATACTATTTCATTAACTGGCAAATTATGTGACAATGCATTTCAGGTAATTTTAGAGTAACTAGTAATGTAACGAGAATTGTTACTAATTACTTTCTCCAGGGAGTAATCAAGGGAGTAAGGGATTACTTTTTTTCCCTAAGTAGTGTGTAATGtgtaatacattacttttttgagTAACGACCCCAACACTGTAAATAAGGGCCAATATGTTTGAGTGAGTAAGACTGAATGTacatgtaattattttttttctttacaacaaAAGAATGTacatgtaattattttttttctttacaacaaaactccacagggcCCCTTTTATCATGTCAGAGTTCAAAGGACTGTACCTGGTAATTTTCTGCCACATGTCCTCTCAGGGCCAGTTTGACGTCTTCCACATCAACTCCTCTGTCAGTGTCTTTCTCAAAGCCCATGATGTCATTGAAAACGAAAGGATAAAGGCTCTCTGAACCTTTTTTGATCTTGTAAGTTTTGTACTGTAAAGTAGAAGGTGCAATTATTATCGttattattaaaacaaacacaaatatctacaactgctttattttattcagcAAAGAAACCCgcactgacaaaacaatttttGGGTGAGGTACAGAGGATGAGCTGAGGAGTCTTACAGCTATTGGAAAGAAGCTGCTCAGTAATCTGGTACATCAGCAGATACTTTTGTAtgtcagacagcagcagggTGAACAGGCCGTAAGATTTTTGCTTTGAATCACGACAATCAACAGTTATAAATACCTTTGTGGTGTAGCTGCTCCCAGAGATTGCATCTGTTGGAGCTCGACCAGCAATTCTGCCTTGTAAAACAGTGTCAACAGAGTTGATGAAACTGGACTTGCCGGCACCAACTGGTCCATAGAGAAGAATTCTGAGATGTTTGACGTTCCTGTACCCAGGTTTGTACGATTTCACAAAATCGAGATCTTCCTCTTTGTTCCTGTTTCATGATGGAAAATCGTTGGATTAAaatactgttattgttattattgaatGCATTTACGGCACAttgtgtttgctgctctgttgtCACACACATCAACCAGTcaacacagcaacaaaacactTCAGTGATGTGTCAAGGAGCAGAACCACACATCGAGGCCAAAATGGCACCACACAGACTTTAATTCAGACTTTAATGTATTAATACTCACTGCGGCAGATTCCTCCATGGCGTACTTAAAAGTGCTGAAGAGCAGATAACATACGTTGACACAGAGTAAAACAAAgctgtattttaatttcaacattatCCATGTATATTAtcataaaaatttaaataacttCTGCAATATTTTTGAACATCATACAAGAAGGTGAAAGTGACAGGTCAAGACTTACCTCCCCCCATAGCTGTAAGGGAAgacatttacatgtaaatgtgCATGAATTCAAATAAGACAAATAAGAAAATCTGGAGAAATCAAATGCTGACATAAGTCGGAGACTCTTATCTAagtattaaaatgtttattttatttttaaagggacaTAAATTAATaaggatgcacgataatatcacCACGTCATCAATATTTAacaatatcggctttaaaatgaattatcaGAAATcagctttttcttaatttgcacaatgaatgaattttacatacatttaaaagtattgtatttcatgtctccatctgctggtgggccatcatgataaaagtatgcatgcataatatgatgttaatttcaCTGCAGAAgggacttgatgatcactaaaattggGTGGGGAAAAAACTGAACATATCGACATCAGTATGGGTCAAATGTGTTGTTATGTATCGGCACATTGgacactagtaaaaaaaaaatccaatatcatgcatccctataAATTACATACAAGAAAATTATAACAGGAGACAGGAAGGAGATTTTAAAAGCATAGCctctacatttaaataaataataaaagtcaGGGCAATTTTTACTACAAAGCTCAGTAAAgatttaaagtgaaaaaaaaagatagagaaAAAATGAATGGCTCAACTCTACAGTACATAAAACATGTCTTTAATTAAAGTGTCTTCCCTTATAGtgtaaatgtcataaaaaattaaattaatttaaaccatgaaataaaacaagtaaaacatTAACAGTAGGTCAAACTCAGGATTGAGGtttcatttcctttcattttctagCTCTACAGAACATTTACAACTTGGAAGGATTTTCTTAAAAGTTAACTGATTTGTGTTCTGTTACTGAGCACACAAATCATCACATAATAAACAAAGTGCACTTTTGCTTCCCAATCAGAACAGCATGTTAAACTAAAGACAGGCATAACAGAAAGCTCTTACCTTCATTTAGTTGCTCTggacacagtgacacagcagTATTAAGAGGAGCATCTTTTTATAGGGTTCTCCTCTTGCTTTCACTTTCATCCTCAGCAAACCAGATGACTTAAAAAGGAAGTGACTAAGGTCAACTTCGAATGGACTGTTATTATACTTATTTATAAGTGGGGTGGCTCCAATGATAGGGAGCAAGGGACGGAAGATTTCCTCctgcttttactttcattttccAGCAAAAAATGTAACTCAAAGGAAACTTTCACTTTTTTTGaccaataatattacagttactccaaaaccaataaactcattaaaatgttacttttgttgtcactgctgacttgtaatacaacatcacatcagTGGACTCATTTCCTTTCTTCCTGTGGCAAGAAGACTGTAACTGTACAACTAGGGGTGGGTGATATATATCGTTAACGATAATatcgtcattgttgttttaacaatgtGCAAATTTACGTTACCGAGtatgcaaatgacttcacaaaaacaactgaaaacacatgtTGAAACCAGGCTGAAACCCCAAACtcgtgttgcacggtataccgggactaaaatagtaccgcagtactagagtattccaaacggtactatactgcatttggaaaataccagtactttgaaattgattcaattcattaatttagttaatttattttactcatttatgcacaaaaacacctttcttgttcctattggagcacagattgcacaagtggtgtgtatgacaacacctgtatcaacattcgcagctggcgcacgtgaaaaaagacaagagagagtttgcctcgcaaagggagacaacacaaCACCAActgaaacatttgagcaaccaaaccgtgacgtctgTACCGAGGTACTTTCGAACCACgattttttggtaccgttacaccgctactatttattgttctaaaggtttgtagccaaaaggacttttccttaggaaaagtatcgaaaagtatcgaaaagtatcgaaattcatattggtatgggtaccgaaacaaagattttggtatcgtgacaacactagcccaaacattcactgaacaagagttACGTAACTTGCGTGCAGCAGCACGCCGCAGTACGTCTAAGTGGTCACATGATCTTTCACTGGCACCTTCCTGGCAGGCCAGcctgctgctaaacaaacatACGCAAGACAACATAGCAACACCGCCCACGGATGCTCCAGCAGCTTCGGAAGACGTGGGTCAACTGTAGTGATAGGTCCCAGCCTGTCAGGCTAAAGTTCGCAGTACCGGAAGACCGTCTACGGAGCTACCTAGCCTAGCCACAGTTAGCTGAACAAAGCAGCAACATGGCACAGTTTCAAGTCTCCCCGCCGGAAAAGGTCACCTTCAAGGCTGAAGACTGGCCTAAATGGATTAAACGCTTCAACAGATTCCGCATTGCTTCTGGATTGGAGACGCAATCAGAAGAGAATCGCAGGAATGTGATCTTTGAGAGAGTAAAGTTTAATCAGCGGCTTCAAGAAACGGGCGAGACGGCCGACAGTTTCATTATGGCGCTGCACTGCCTGGCGGAGCACTGCGGTTACGGGGCTCTACATGATGAGATGGTGGGGGACAGGCTTGtgcaacttgtcaaataccataGCTTTTTTGTTGATGCACTGTCCACCAACTGAAGTTATGAAATACTGGTGGTATGTCAGTGGACATCTGCATAAAAAACTgatgcacaaaggcacctttcacaGCATTATGCCAGTGGCAACAACCTAATTTAAGGAGCTGTAAGATAGTCCTTaaagggtgggtgggagggaaGGTGGCTGGGTCCAACAAACCTGGACTCTCACACAGGAGGTCGCTGTTTGtttcccgtgtgaaaccaaatgtcagtggacttattttaataacaacatagtgtgctagAATGATTAGCGTGCTACAGTAGTGATGTATGTCATATGACATTTCTAAAccttggggcggcagtagctcagtccatagggacttgggttgggaaccggagggtcgcctgttcaagtccccgtccggaccaaaaatatggagcgtggactggtagctggagaggtgccagttcacctcctgggcactgccgaggtgcccctgagcaaggcaccgaaccccccaaccgctcggagcgcctgtcatgggcagcccactctgacatctctccacttagtgcatgtataggtccagtttgtgcatgtgtgtgttcagacctgtgtgtaattgacaacagagtgaaaaattgaatttcccctcggggattaataaagtatataaaattaaaaaataaaaataaaaaataaaaaatcctgtGCTTTGTTGCGCaaggaagaaaggaaatgaGTCCACTGAtgttccctccctctctccctatCATTGGAGCCATCCCACTTATTAATAACAGTCCATTAGACTTGGTAAATAAGAGTGAAGATTTCCTATAAGTCATGTGGTTTGCTGAGGATGAAAGTGAAAGCAAGAGGAGAACCCTATAAAAAGATGCTCCTCCTAATACTGCAGTGTCACTGTGTCCAGAGCAGCTACATAAAGGTAAGAGCTTTCTGTTATGCCTGTCTTCAGTTTAATATGCTGTTCTGATTGAGAAGCAAAAGTGCACTTTGTTTATTATGTGATGATTTATGTGCTCAGTAACAGAACACAAATTAGTTAAAGAAAATCCTTTAAAGTGAGTAAATTCTCTTCATGTTGCTGTAGTATAGTTACTCTTATGGtgttattcttcttcttttctcaaAGTTGTAAATGTTCTGTAGAGCTAGAAATTGAAAGGAAATGAAACCTCAATCTTGAGTTTGACCTATTGTTAatgttttacttgttttatttaattgctTAGATTC from Epinephelus moara isolate mb chromosome 18, YSFRI_EMoa_1.0, whole genome shotgun sequence harbors:
- the LOC126406078 gene encoding interferon-induced protein 44-like translates to MSDEVVKKMREVRLAANELDIPQLAILTKVDLACPEVKQNLNNAYKSIYLKEQVNEVNMLLGIPLNSIFLVKNYDPDPNISDDMNALIINALRQMITFGDDFLSDPGSFSLSAARVPRTEECPLL